Proteins from one Salinispora arenicola genomic window:
- a CDS encoding GMC oxidoreductase: protein MTGTSFSRRGLLRATTLGAGAAVAGAALAQRAAAAQGVVPALAGKTAVVVGSGFGGAVAAYRLGQAGVITTVLERGLRWDIDGSGNTFCGINEPDWRCGWFLDRPPLGINLGARIERRAGLIARHEGDGINVLSGVGVGGGSLAIGMFLPQPRRSEWEQVYPADVGYDEMNTIYWPRARQRLGASPIPEDVQSTGPYRGARAWLEYLSEFDQNPLSIPFAVDWDVIRAELAGDAVACHTIGEGPYGSNSGAKNSVDRNYLAWAAATGNVTTLPLHEVTEIHEVSGQDRFEVRCRQIDVYGTVLATRTFACDYLFLAAGSVYTTSLLLTSQAKGWLPRLVNPEVGKGWGNNGDFLVTRINLRKDVGYAQGGPGNVKYIDDDNPFAPTSMAWEAAPVPNWMPRTTAHLVTSMAPERGEIRYDATAGAAKVHWPYGVLQTTAEKAAVNLVTRLWWQTEGRKGYLLNGLPTYARGVGTGLGAANTWHPLGGMVMGGATDFGGRCVDYPNLFCVDGSILPGSACLANPALTITANAERCLDRFVAAHT from the coding sequence ATGACTGGTACGAGCTTTTCCCGACGTGGCCTGCTACGGGCTACCACGCTCGGTGCCGGCGCCGCCGTTGCCGGTGCCGCGTTAGCCCAGCGGGCAGCCGCGGCACAGGGTGTCGTGCCCGCGCTGGCCGGCAAGACCGCCGTGGTCGTCGGCAGCGGCTTCGGCGGGGCGGTCGCCGCGTACCGACTCGGCCAGGCCGGTGTGATCACCACCGTGCTGGAACGCGGTCTCCGCTGGGACATCGACGGCTCGGGCAACACGTTCTGTGGCATCAACGAGCCGGACTGGCGGTGCGGCTGGTTCCTGGACCGTCCGCCGCTGGGCATCAACCTCGGCGCGAGGATCGAACGTCGTGCCGGCCTGATCGCCCGCCACGAAGGCGACGGCATCAATGTTCTCAGCGGTGTGGGGGTCGGCGGCGGCTCCCTCGCGATCGGGATGTTCCTACCGCAGCCGCGGCGCAGCGAGTGGGAGCAGGTGTACCCGGCCGACGTCGGCTACGACGAGATGAACACCATCTACTGGCCGCGAGCTCGGCAACGCCTCGGGGCCTCGCCGATACCCGAGGACGTGCAGAGCACAGGTCCGTACCGGGGGGCCCGAGCCTGGCTGGAGTACCTGTCGGAGTTCGACCAGAATCCCCTGTCCATCCCGTTCGCCGTCGACTGGGACGTGATCCGTGCCGAACTCGCGGGTGACGCGGTGGCATGCCACACGATCGGTGAGGGCCCGTACGGCAGCAACTCCGGGGCGAAGAACAGCGTGGACCGCAACTACCTGGCCTGGGCCGCCGCTACCGGCAATGTGACGACACTTCCCCTCCACGAGGTCACCGAGATTCATGAGGTGTCCGGCCAGGACAGGTTCGAGGTCAGGTGCCGGCAGATCGACGTGTACGGCACGGTCCTCGCCACCAGGACCTTCGCCTGCGACTACCTGTTCCTGGCCGCCGGCTCCGTCTACACCACGTCCCTGCTGCTCACCTCCCAGGCCAAGGGCTGGCTCCCCCGCCTGGTCAACCCGGAGGTGGGCAAGGGCTGGGGCAACAACGGCGACTTCCTGGTAACCCGGATCAACCTGCGCAAGGACGTCGGCTACGCCCAGGGCGGTCCGGGCAACGTGAAGTACATCGACGACGACAATCCGTTCGCCCCCACGTCGATGGCGTGGGAGGCAGCACCCGTTCCCAACTGGATGCCACGGACCACCGCGCACCTGGTGACCAGCATGGCTCCCGAACGTGGCGAGATCCGCTACGACGCGACGGCCGGAGCCGCCAAGGTGCACTGGCCGTACGGGGTGCTGCAGACCACCGCTGAAAAGGCGGCGGTCAACCTGGTGACCCGGCTGTGGTGGCAGACCGAGGGCCGTAAGGGATACCTGCTCAACGGCCTACCGACCTACGCCCGGGGGGTCGGCACCGGGCTCGGCGCGGCGAACACCTGGCACCCGCTGGGCGGCATGGTCATGGGCGGGGCCACCGACTTCGGGGGTCGCTGCGTCGACTATCCCAACCTCTTCTGCGTCGACGGGTCGATCCTGCCGGGATCGGCCTGCCTCGCGAATCCTGCGCTGACCATCACCGCCAACGCCGAGCGTTGCCTGGACAGGTTCGTCGCCGCGCACACCTGA
- a CDS encoding acyl-CoA dehydrogenase family protein, whose protein sequence is MRFSPSESHRDLATLTRQILTDRVTNDWLREIEAKNICVDRPLWQELAKAGVLAAALPHRAGGDGLGLLEQCGVLVEVGRAVAPVPYLSGIVTAVAGLATFGNDAQLARWVAPALEGTLILTAALAVDGDVHAERVADRWVLTGARSAVPAAPDADLVLVPAEVDGRTAVFLVCSDDPGVTVEPQEIAGGEGAGWLDLDRVALADDRLLGGVADGRAIAAWLTARATIGSCAVQLGVTERALELTAGYTCDRIQFGRPIGTFQAVTQRLADAYIDVEAIRLTLWQAAWRLAEGLPCPTEVATAKFWAADAGHRVAHTAVHLHGGVGIDIDHRLHRYFVAAKHHEFRLGGATTQLRAIGAALTSVDPE, encoded by the coding sequence ATGAGATTCTCCCCAAGCGAGAGCCATCGCGACTTGGCCACGCTGACCAGACAGATCCTCACCGACCGGGTGACCAACGACTGGCTGCGCGAGATCGAGGCCAAGAACATCTGCGTCGACCGGCCGCTGTGGCAGGAACTGGCCAAGGCGGGAGTACTCGCCGCCGCACTGCCGCACCGGGCGGGAGGCGACGGGCTCGGTCTGCTGGAGCAGTGCGGTGTCCTGGTCGAGGTGGGCCGGGCCGTCGCACCCGTGCCCTACCTGTCCGGCATCGTCACCGCCGTGGCCGGGCTGGCCACCTTCGGAAACGACGCGCAGCTGGCGCGCTGGGTCGCGCCCGCCCTGGAAGGGACGTTGATCCTCACTGCTGCACTCGCCGTCGACGGTGACGTACACGCAGAACGCGTTGCCGACCGTTGGGTGCTGACCGGGGCGAGAAGTGCCGTACCGGCCGCGCCGGACGCCGATCTGGTGCTGGTGCCGGCCGAGGTCGACGGCAGGACCGCAGTGTTCCTGGTCTGCTCCGACGATCCCGGGGTGACCGTGGAGCCGCAGGAGATCGCCGGCGGAGAAGGGGCTGGCTGGCTCGACCTGGACAGGGTGGCCCTGGCCGACGACCGGCTGCTCGGCGGCGTCGCGGACGGCAGGGCCATCGCAGCGTGGCTCACGGCCCGGGCCACCATCGGGTCGTGCGCCGTCCAGCTCGGGGTGACCGAACGGGCTCTGGAGTTGACCGCCGGGTACACCTGCGACCGGATCCAGTTCGGTCGTCCGATCGGCACCTTCCAAGCGGTGACACAGCGCCTGGCCGACGCGTACATCGACGTCGAGGCGATCCGCCTCACGCTGTGGCAGGCGGCCTGGCGTCTCGCCGAGGGGCTCCCCTGTCCGACCGAGGTGGCGACGGCGAAGTTCTGGGCCGCCGACGCCGGACACCGGGTGGCACATACCGCCGTCCATCTCCACGGTGGTGTCGGAATCGACATCGACCACCGCCTGCACCGCTACTTCGTCGCCGCCAAGCACCACGAGTTCCGCCTGGGCGGCGCGACCACCCAGCTACGGGCGATCGGAGCCGCTCTCACCTCGGTTGATCCAGAGTGA
- a CDS encoding acyl-CoA dehydrogenase family protein, which yields MYLTYSVDQKQLRSELRAYFAELMTPEVREALAMTDGEYGDGTVYRDIVRRLGHDGWLTLGWPHEYGGRARSMLDQLIFTDEAAVAGVPVPFLTINTIGPTLMRFGTERQRADYLPRIAAGELHFSIGYSEAEAGTDLASLRTTAVRDGDTFLVNGQKMWTSLVQYADYVWLACRTAPEAPRHEGLSILIVPTDANGFSWTPVRTVAGPNTSATYYTNVRVPRSALVGEENRGWPLITNQLNHERVALTSAAPIRHALREVRDWALATTLPSGQRVIDQEWVQLHLARVHAKAEFLKVYNWRLATESTDGLDPAAASATKVYGTEFAIEAYRLLMEVLGTNATIRQGSRGALLRGRVERLHRSALILTFGGGTNEIQRDIIASVGLGLPAARRHSRRQEGP from the coding sequence ATGTACCTCACCTACTCGGTCGATCAGAAACAACTCCGTTCTGAACTCCGTGCGTACTTCGCCGAACTGATGACCCCTGAGGTTCGGGAGGCGCTCGCCATGACCGACGGCGAGTACGGGGACGGGACGGTCTACCGCGACATCGTCCGTCGACTGGGCCACGATGGCTGGCTCACCCTCGGCTGGCCCCACGAGTACGGTGGACGTGCCAGATCCATGCTGGACCAGCTCATCTTCACCGATGAGGCGGCGGTCGCCGGCGTACCGGTTCCCTTCCTGACCATCAACACCATCGGGCCGACACTGATGCGTTTCGGCACCGAACGGCAACGTGCCGACTACCTTCCGCGAATCGCGGCCGGGGAGTTGCACTTCTCCATCGGCTATTCGGAAGCGGAGGCCGGAACCGATCTCGCCTCCCTGCGAACCACCGCGGTTCGCGACGGCGACACCTTTCTGGTCAACGGCCAGAAGATGTGGACCAGCCTCGTTCAGTACGCGGACTACGTCTGGCTGGCCTGTCGGACGGCACCGGAGGCACCCCGGCACGAGGGCCTGTCGATCCTCATCGTGCCGACCGACGCGAACGGCTTTTCGTGGACTCCGGTGCGGACCGTCGCCGGACCGAACACCAGCGCCACGTACTACACGAATGTTCGGGTTCCGCGCTCCGCACTCGTCGGTGAGGAGAATCGGGGCTGGCCTCTGATCACAAACCAGCTCAACCACGAGCGGGTCGCGCTGACGTCGGCAGCGCCGATCAGACACGCGCTACGAGAAGTACGCGACTGGGCCCTCGCCACCACTCTGCCCAGCGGGCAGCGAGTCATCGACCAGGAGTGGGTCCAGCTTCACCTCGCCCGCGTGCACGCCAAGGCCGAATTCCTCAAGGTCTACAACTGGCGGCTCGCCACCGAGTCAACCGATGGCCTCGACCCGGCCGCCGCCTCGGCCACCAAGGTTTACGGCACCGAGTTCGCCATCGAGGCGTACCGCCTTCTGATGGAGGTACTCGGCACGAACGCCACGATACGACAGGGCTCCCGCGGCGCCCTGCTTCGCGGACGGGTCGAACGGCTGCACCGTTCCGCCCTGATCCTCACCTTCGGCGGCGGAACCAACGAGATCCAGCGGGACATCATCGCCAGCGTCGGCTTGGGCTTGCCCGCGGCCCGCCGGCACAGTCGACGGCAGGAGGGGCCATGA
- a CDS encoding acetyl-CoA C-acetyltransferase, whose amino-acid sequence MSEAYLVDAVRSPVGRRGGGLAGVHPADLGGQVISALLDRVGVDPAAVDDVVLGCVDTIGPQSGDIARTCWLAAGLPEEVPGVTVDRQCGSSQQAVHFAAQAVMAGTADLVVAGGVQNMSQVPIASAMAPHGPYVGSVGWVARYGEEELSQFRSADLIAERWGITRPEMERYALLSHQRAARARETGRFAAEIVPCEGRTLDECPRPDTSLAAMATLAPLRPGGTITAALSSQLADAASVVLVASERGLRVHGLRPRARVHHLSARGDDPVLMLTAPIRATEVALRRIGMSLDQIDLVEVNEAFASVVLAWQRETGADLDRVNVNGGAIALGHPLGATGARLMTTLLHELDRSGGRYGLQTMCEGGGQANVTVIERL is encoded by the coding sequence ATGAGCGAGGCGTACCTTGTCGACGCGGTACGCAGCCCGGTCGGGCGGCGCGGTGGCGGGCTGGCCGGGGTGCATCCGGCTGATCTTGGAGGTCAGGTCATCTCGGCCCTACTGGACCGGGTGGGGGTGGATCCGGCGGCCGTCGATGACGTGGTGCTCGGATGTGTGGACACCATCGGCCCCCAGTCCGGTGACATCGCCCGGACCTGTTGGCTGGCGGCTGGGCTACCAGAGGAGGTGCCTGGTGTGACCGTTGACCGACAATGCGGTTCGTCCCAGCAGGCGGTGCACTTCGCCGCCCAGGCCGTCATGGCCGGCACGGCGGACCTCGTGGTCGCCGGTGGTGTCCAGAACATGAGTCAGGTACCGATCGCCAGCGCGATGGCTCCGCACGGCCCGTACGTCGGTTCCGTCGGGTGGGTGGCCCGCTATGGGGAGGAAGAGCTGTCCCAGTTCCGCAGCGCGGACCTGATCGCCGAAAGGTGGGGAATCACCCGGCCGGAGATGGAACGGTACGCGCTGCTCAGTCACCAGCGCGCGGCCAGAGCCCGGGAGACGGGGCGGTTCGCCGCCGAGATCGTGCCCTGCGAAGGGCGCACCCTCGACGAGTGCCCCCGACCGGATACCTCCCTGGCGGCGATGGCCACACTGGCTCCGCTACGTCCCGGCGGGACGATCACCGCGGCACTGTCCAGTCAACTCGCCGACGCTGCCAGTGTCGTGCTGGTCGCCTCCGAGCGAGGGCTCCGGGTCCATGGACTGCGCCCACGCGCCCGCGTCCACCACCTGAGCGCGCGGGGTGACGATCCGGTGTTGATGCTGACCGCGCCGATCCGGGCGACCGAGGTCGCGCTGCGGCGGATCGGGATGAGCCTCGACCAGATAGACTTGGTCGAGGTCAACGAGGCGTTCGCCAGCGTCGTGCTTGCCTGGCAGCGTGAGACCGGCGCCGATCTGGATCGAGTCAATGTCAACGGTGGAGCGATCGCACTGGGGCATCCGCTCGGCGCGACCGGTGCCCGGCTGATGACCACGTTGCTGCACGAGCTGGATCGTTCCGGCGGTCGGTACGGGTTGCAGACGATGTGCGAGGGCGGTGGCCAGGCGAACGTGACCGTCATCGAGCGGTTGTGA
- a CDS encoding NAD(P)H-dependent flavin oxidoreductase: MPPELPTRLTELVGVRHPIVQTGMGYVSGARLTAATADAGGLGVIASATMSLDELRSAIREVRRRTSAPFGVNLRADATDVRERVGLVIAESVRVVSFALAPRRDLISRLRDAGVVTIPSVGALRHAEKVAVWGADAVIVQGGEGGGHTGAIPTSLLLPQVVDAVDIPVVAAGGFFDGRGLVAALAYGAAGIAMGTRFLLTSDSPVGSVVKRAYLDSGVTDTVVTTQVDGLPHRVLRTRFVDRLERSGRIVTLANAFGRAVALRRLAGMSWPALLRDGLAARRSRDLSWAQALMAANTPVLLRAAMVDGRADLGVMSAGQVVGLIDDVPSCAELIDRIMTEAQECLTRLTTAR; the protein is encoded by the coding sequence GTGCCCCCCGAACTGCCCACCCGGCTGACCGAACTGGTCGGTGTCCGGCACCCCATCGTGCAGACCGGCATGGGATACGTGTCCGGCGCGCGACTGACCGCGGCGACGGCCGACGCGGGCGGCCTCGGTGTCATCGCCTCGGCCACCATGAGCCTCGACGAGCTGCGCTCCGCGATCCGGGAGGTACGTCGTCGCACGTCCGCGCCGTTCGGCGTCAACCTGCGTGCCGACGCGACGGACGTACGAGAACGGGTCGGGTTGGTCATCGCGGAATCGGTACGGGTCGTCTCGTTCGCACTCGCGCCGCGGCGGGACCTCATCAGCAGGCTCCGGGACGCTGGGGTGGTCACCATCCCGTCGGTCGGTGCACTCCGACACGCGGAGAAGGTTGCTGTCTGGGGCGCGGACGCCGTCATCGTCCAGGGCGGTGAGGGAGGTGGGCACACCGGAGCGATCCCCACCAGTCTGCTGCTTCCCCAGGTGGTTGACGCGGTCGACATCCCGGTGGTCGCGGCCGGCGGCTTCTTTGACGGTCGCGGGCTGGTCGCGGCACTCGCCTACGGCGCCGCGGGTATCGCCATGGGCACCCGGTTCCTGCTGACCAGCGACAGTCCGGTCGGCTCGGTGGTGAAGCGGGCCTATCTCGATAGCGGCGTGACCGACACGGTTGTCACCACCCAGGTCGATGGGCTGCCGCACCGGGTCCTCCGGACGCGGTTCGTCGATCGACTCGAACGATCGGGGCGGATCGTCACGCTGGCCAACGCTTTCGGGCGGGCCGTCGCGCTGCGCCGACTCGCCGGGATGTCCTGGCCGGCCTTGCTCCGTGACGGTCTCGCCGCCCGACGGAGCCGGGACCTGTCCTGGGCCCAGGCCCTGATGGCCGCCAACACACCGGTCCTGCTCCGAGCGGCGATGGTGGACGGCCGAGCCGACCTCGGTGTGATGTCCGCCGGGCAGGTGGTAGGGCTTATCGACGACGTACCCTCGTGCGCGGAGCTCATCGATCGGATCATGACCGAGGCACAGGAGTGCCTCACGCGGCTCACAACCGCTCGATGA
- a CDS encoding CoA-transferase subunit beta → MTGVSRAEICVVACAEAWRGDGEILASGMGLIPRLGAQLARLTFAPDLVLSDGGAELVGDDGAEGWLPYRAVFGIVAAGRRHVMMGASQLDRYGNQNISCIGSWARPTAQLIGVRGAPGNTINHPTSYWVPRHSQRVFVDRVDMICGVGYTRAAAIGFPGNRFHEIRLVVTDKAVLDFQSPDRGMRLRSVHPGVDVDDVVAATGFPLHIPNSPCETRMPSDRELRLIRDRLDPGGLRNHELGR, encoded by the coding sequence GTGACCGGGGTCAGCCGGGCCGAGATCTGCGTCGTCGCCTGCGCCGAGGCGTGGCGTGGCGACGGTGAGATCCTGGCCAGCGGCATGGGTCTGATCCCGCGCCTGGGTGCTCAGTTGGCCCGCCTCACCTTCGCTCCCGACCTGGTGCTCAGTGACGGCGGGGCCGAGTTGGTCGGCGACGACGGGGCGGAGGGCTGGCTTCCCTACCGCGCGGTGTTCGGCATCGTCGCCGCCGGCCGCCGGCACGTCATGATGGGCGCCAGCCAGCTTGACCGGTACGGCAACCAGAACATCTCCTGCATCGGCTCCTGGGCACGGCCGACCGCCCAGCTCATCGGTGTGCGTGGCGCACCGGGGAACACCATCAACCATCCGACCAGCTACTGGGTGCCGCGCCACAGCCAGCGGGTCTTCGTGGACCGAGTCGACATGATCTGCGGCGTCGGGTACACCCGGGCCGCTGCCATCGGCTTCCCGGGCAACCGGTTCCACGAGATCCGCTTGGTGGTGACGGACAAGGCGGTCCTCGACTTCCAGTCACCGGATCGTGGGATGCGGTTGCGATCGGTGCACCCCGGCGTCGATGTCGACGACGTCGTGGCCGCAACCGGCTTTCCGTTGCACATACCGAATTCCCCCTGCGAAACCAGGATGCCCAGCGATCGGGAGCTACGACTCATCCGCGACCGGCTGGACCCGGGCGGGCTGCGGAACCACGAGTTGGGGCGGTGA
- a CDS encoding CoA transferase subunit A encodes MADKVMSIAEVVDELRSGMTIGVGGWGSRRKPMALVRAIARSTISDLTVVSYGGPDVGLLVAAGRVRRVVSGFVSLDSIALEPHFRRARQLGAVALTELDEGMVHWGLLAAAHRLPYLPIRAGLGSDVLRVNPELRTVRSPYSDGEELVAMPALSLDAALVHLNRADRQGNGQYLGPDPYFDDLFCLAATRSYVTCERLVDTAELRAGGPAQSLLLSRMMVDGVVETPHGAHFTSCVPDYDRDEAFQREYADSAASTQAWNRFRARYLDADEAHYQRAVS; translated from the coding sequence ATGGCCGACAAGGTGATGAGCATCGCGGAGGTAGTCGACGAGTTACGCTCCGGCATGACGATCGGTGTCGGCGGCTGGGGGTCACGGCGCAAGCCGATGGCACTGGTCCGCGCGATCGCCCGGTCGACCATCTCGGATCTCACCGTCGTGTCCTACGGGGGACCCGACGTCGGTCTGCTGGTCGCGGCAGGCCGTGTACGACGGGTCGTGTCCGGGTTCGTCTCCCTCGACAGCATCGCGCTCGAACCCCACTTCCGCCGGGCCCGGCAGTTAGGTGCCGTCGCGCTGACCGAACTGGACGAAGGAATGGTGCACTGGGGGCTGCTCGCAGCCGCGCATCGGCTGCCGTACCTGCCGATCCGCGCCGGGCTGGGGTCGGACGTCCTCCGGGTCAACCCCGAACTCCGTACGGTGCGTTCGCCCTACTCCGACGGCGAGGAGTTGGTGGCGATGCCCGCCCTGTCGCTGGATGCCGCACTGGTCCACCTCAACCGGGCCGACCGCCAGGGCAATGGGCAGTACCTGGGACCGGACCCGTACTTCGACGACCTGTTCTGCCTCGCCGCCACCCGTAGCTACGTCACCTGCGAGCGGTTGGTCGACACGGCCGAACTCCGTGCTGGTGGCCCTGCACAGAGCCTCCTGCTGAGTCGGATGATGGTCGACGGCGTCGTCGAAACCCCGCACGGTGCACACTTCACCAGCTGCGTGCCGGACTACGACCGCGACGAGGCGTTCCAACGCGAGTACGCGGACTCCGCCGCGAGTACGCAGGCCTGGAACCGGTTTCGAGCTCGGTACCTCGACGCGGATGAGGCGCACTACCAACGGGCCGTGTCGTGA
- a CDS encoding enoyl-CoA hydratase family protein → MGIDIRGDGRITEVIIDIPPVNALSADDWFALADAIRTAATSSTVTAVILAATGRGFCAGVDLKELQHRTDNAALIAVNRGCFAAFAAVYDCPVPVVAAVHGYCLGGGVGLAGTADIVVAADDATFGLPEVDRGALGAATHLSRLVPHQLMRAMVYTCRTISAQELRNFGSVLEVVPREQLAAAVRRVAGEIAAKDPLIIRRAKESLNGIDPVDLRRSYRYEQGFTYELNLAGVSDRARQSFLDRRRH, encoded by the coding sequence ATGGGCATCGACATCCGCGGCGACGGACGGATCACTGAAGTGATCATCGACATTCCTCCCGTCAACGCGCTCTCGGCCGACGACTGGTTCGCGCTGGCCGACGCCATCCGCACCGCCGCTACCAGCTCCACCGTGACGGCCGTGATCCTCGCGGCCACGGGACGCGGATTCTGCGCCGGCGTGGACCTCAAGGAGCTGCAACACCGCACCGACAACGCGGCGTTGATCGCCGTCAACCGCGGCTGCTTCGCCGCTTTCGCTGCCGTCTACGACTGCCCGGTTCCGGTGGTGGCAGCCGTGCACGGCTACTGCCTCGGCGGCGGCGTCGGCCTCGCCGGTACCGCCGACATCGTCGTCGCCGCCGACGACGCCACCTTCGGCCTACCCGAGGTCGACCGGGGTGCGTTGGGCGCCGCGACGCATCTGTCCCGGCTGGTGCCGCACCAACTCATGCGCGCGATGGTCTATACCTGTCGCACCATCAGCGCCCAGGAACTGCGGAACTTCGGGTCGGTGCTGGAGGTCGTACCACGGGAGCAGCTGGCAGCGGCGGTCCGCCGGGTGGCCGGGGAAATCGCGGCCAAGGACCCACTGATCATCCGTCGGGCGAAGGAGTCACTCAACGGAATCGACCCGGTCGACCTGCGGCGGTCCTACCGCTACGAACAGGGCTTCACCTACGAACTGAATCTCGCGGGCGTGTCGGACCGTGCCCGGCAGTCCTTCCTCGACCGACGTCGTCACTGA
- a CDS encoding aldehyde dehydrogenase family protein, with amino-acid sequence MVLSIKSRRDGVGLGRGHLLVAGAWRPSRDGGTWVHLHPATGEEVGEFAIADPADVDAAVRAARQAFDEGPWPRSRARERIRVLRRVADLIREHSDELLALQALDNSVPLSFSGAYVMSAECAADVFDHHAGWIDKLGGETLPPYQGGDHLVFTLREPIGVVAAVIPWNAPLLLAAQKLAPALASGCTVVLKPSEYATFAVLRLVQILDEAGVPPGVLNVVTGPGESTGEALITHPMVDKITFTGSRAVGRRILHAAADGITKVSLELGGKSPSIVFADADVYAAAAMTMGTVTVGLSGQVCVAHSRALVQREVYDEFVSIATGATALACYGDPFDAETSASPLINGRQLDRVLGYVAQGQAEGARLVCGGERVGGELAAGNFVTPALFADVTSDMTIAREEIFGPVLGVTPFTDEQEAIRLANDTEYGLAAMVWTADVKRAMRLTRAVRAGTIGVNGYQVEPHAAFGGFGQSGLGREGGRGSAEAFTEVKTVLVPTTEELM; translated from the coding sequence ATGGTTCTCTCGATCAAGTCACGACGGGACGGGGTGGGACTGGGCCGGGGGCACCTGCTTGTCGCGGGTGCGTGGCGACCGTCGCGCGATGGTGGGACGTGGGTGCACCTGCACCCGGCGACGGGTGAGGAGGTGGGGGAGTTCGCGATCGCGGACCCCGCCGACGTCGACGCTGCTGTCCGGGCTGCCCGACAGGCGTTCGACGAAGGGCCCTGGCCCCGCAGCCGGGCGAGAGAACGCATCCGGGTCCTGCGACGCGTCGCAGACCTGATCCGCGAGCACTCCGACGAACTGCTCGCGCTCCAGGCGCTCGACAACAGCGTCCCGTTGAGCTTCAGCGGTGCCTACGTGATGTCGGCCGAGTGCGCGGCCGACGTCTTCGACCACCACGCGGGTTGGATCGACAAGCTTGGTGGTGAGACGCTACCGCCCTACCAAGGGGGTGACCACCTGGTATTCACCCTGCGCGAGCCGATTGGGGTGGTGGCGGCGGTCATTCCGTGGAACGCCCCGCTCTTGTTGGCGGCGCAGAAGCTCGCGCCGGCGCTGGCCTCCGGGTGCACGGTCGTGCTGAAGCCGTCAGAGTACGCCACCTTCGCGGTACTGCGGTTGGTGCAGATTCTCGACGAGGCGGGAGTGCCACCGGGTGTGCTCAACGTGGTGACCGGGCCCGGCGAATCGACCGGTGAGGCGCTGATCACCCATCCGATGGTAGACAAGATCACCTTCACCGGCAGTCGTGCTGTGGGTCGCCGTATCCTGCACGCCGCAGCCGACGGAATCACCAAGGTGAGTCTGGAACTCGGTGGGAAGAGCCCATCGATCGTGTTCGCAGACGCCGATGTCTACGCGGCGGCGGCGATGACCATGGGCACCGTCACCGTAGGACTGTCTGGTCAGGTGTGTGTGGCCCACAGTCGGGCACTGGTCCAGCGCGAGGTTTACGACGAGTTCGTGTCGATCGCCACCGGGGCGACCGCGCTCGCGTGCTACGGGGATCCGTTCGACGCCGAGACCAGCGCCTCACCGCTGATCAACGGACGACAGCTCGACCGGGTGCTCGGCTATGTCGCACAAGGCCAGGCGGAGGGCGCTCGCCTGGTGTGCGGGGGCGAACGGGTTGGGGGAGAGCTGGCTGCGGGCAACTTCGTGACCCCGGCGCTCTTCGCCGACGTGACCAGCGACATGACCATCGCCCGTGAGGAGATTTTCGGTCCCGTGCTGGGTGTGACTCCGTTCACCGACGAGCAGGAGGCGATACGCCTGGCGAACGACACCGAGTATGGACTCGCCGCCATGGTGTGGACCGCGGATGTGAAGCGGGCCATGCGCCTGACCCGAGCCGTGCGGGCGGGAACCATCGGCGTCAACGGCTACCAGGTGGAGCCACACGCGGCCTTCGGTGGATTCGGTCAGTCCGGGCTCGGACGCGAGGGCGGGCGAGGCTCGGCAGAGGCTTTCACCGAGGTGAAGACCGTGCTGGTGCCGACCACCGAGGAGCTCATGTAG